One Nitrospirota bacterium DNA segment encodes these proteins:
- a CDS encoding NADH-quinone oxidoreductase subunit C, with protein MADAKAAVALLQQAFPSAVVGTGEVRGTPLVRLQADQVPLVAHYLHTKPDLRGSLSLLWAVDHRPREARYELFYLFTLAERRDWLVLVTELLGNTRQFRSITPSIHAAKWYEREIRDMFGMIPVGHPDMRRLVRHEHWPKGTHPLKKDFRWDTVLARAQGEYAFRHIEGEGVFEIPVGPIHAGIIEPGHFRFSVAGEPIMQLEVRHFWKHRGVEKLFEQMTLTDAVSLAERVSGDTTVGHSLAYSQAAETLLGVEAPPRACYLRSLFLELERLHNHLGDVGAICNDTAYTLAHAHCGRMKERIMQLNDRLTGSRFLRGVIRPGGVNLDLSERQLEDVAAELDVIEPDFTELERILFANASLTDRLETTGVLTERTAWDHAVMGVVGRASGIDRDIRRDRPFAAYGELQPKVPVYRYGDVRARMRVRMDEIHESMRLIREIRRRIPTGSVTATPSRTPGEGEWALSAVEGWRGEILYMVMAGAGGRIHRCKVRDPSFVNWPAIQWAVLGNIVPDFPLINKSFNLSYAGNDL; from the coding sequence ATGGCGGACGCAAAAGCGGCGGTCGCGTTGTTGCAACAGGCGTTTCCGAGCGCGGTGGTGGGCACCGGCGAGGTCCGCGGCACGCCGCTCGTTCGCCTGCAAGCCGACCAGGTGCCGCTGGTCGCGCACTACCTGCACACCAAACCGGATCTGCGCGGCAGCTTGTCGCTCCTTTGGGCGGTGGACCACCGGCCCCGCGAAGCGCGCTACGAGTTGTTCTATCTGTTCACGCTGGCCGAGCGGCGAGATTGGTTGGTGCTTGTGACGGAACTGCTGGGCAACACCCGGCAGTTTCGCTCCATCACGCCGTCGATCCACGCGGCCAAATGGTACGAGCGCGAGATCCGCGACATGTTCGGCATGATCCCCGTCGGGCATCCGGACATGCGCCGTCTGGTGCGCCATGAGCACTGGCCGAAGGGGACGCACCCGCTCAAGAAAGATTTCCGGTGGGACACCGTGCTCGCGCGGGCCCAGGGGGAGTATGCCTTCCGCCACATCGAAGGCGAAGGCGTGTTTGAGATTCCGGTCGGTCCGATCCACGCGGGTATCATCGAACCGGGCCACTTCAGATTCTCCGTGGCCGGGGAGCCCATCATGCAGCTTGAAGTGCGCCACTTCTGGAAGCACCGCGGGGTCGAAAAACTGTTCGAACAGATGACCCTGACCGACGCCGTATCGTTGGCCGAACGGGTGTCCGGTGACACGACCGTCGGCCACAGTCTCGCGTACTCTCAGGCGGCCGAAACGCTGCTGGGGGTCGAGGCGCCGCCGCGGGCGTGCTATCTCCGCAGTCTCTTCCTCGAGTTGGAACGTTTGCACAATCATCTGGGCGACGTCGGCGCGATCTGTAACGATACCGCGTACACGCTGGCCCATGCGCATTGCGGACGGATGAAGGAGCGCATCATGCAGCTCAACGATCGTTTGACCGGGTCGCGATTTCTGCGCGGCGTGATCCGTCCCGGCGGCGTCAACCTCGACTTGAGCGAGCGGCAACTTGAGGACGTGGCGGCGGAGCTCGATGTCATCGAGCCCGATTTCACGGAGCTCGAACGCATTCTGTTCGCCAATGCCTCGCTCACGGACCGGCTGGAGACGACGGGCGTGCTGACCGAGCGAACCGCCTGGGACCACGCCGTGATGGGCGTCGTGGGCCGGGCGTCGGGCATCGATCGGGACATCCGGCGCGATCGGCCCTTTGCGGCCTATGGAGAACTTCAGCCCAAGGTGCCCGTCTATCGATACGGGGATGTCCGCGCTCGGATGCGCGTGCGGATGGACGAGATTCATGAATCGATGAGACTCATCCGGGAGATCCGCCGGCGGATCCCCACCGGGTCGGTGACGGCGACGCCGAGCCGAACACCGGGGGAGGGAGAATGGGCGTTGTCCGCGGTAGAAGGTTGGCGAGGCGAAATTCTCTATATGGTCATGGCCGGTGCGGGCGGGCGGATTCACCGGTGCAAAGTGCGCGATCCCTCGTTCGTGAATTGGCCGGCGATCCAGTGGGCGGTCCTGGGGAACATCGTCCCGGATTTTCCGTTGATCAACAAGAGCTTCAATCTGTCGTATGCGGGAAACGACCTCTGA
- a CDS encoding NADH-quinone oxidoreductase subunit B family protein has translation MFRILKKSLKTGVVTGRYAEPAPAEMPPDAPAVEKTKPFRRSLAIREVDTGSCNACEMEMNALMNPVYDAERFGIHIAASPRHADALVVTGPVTVNMERALKDVYTQTPDPKVVIALGDCAITCGLFKGSYAVTGPVEKHVPVDVRIPGCPPRPAEILQALSHIRKRSHDRRR, from the coding sequence ATGTTTCGCATTCTGAAAAAAAGCCTGAAAACCGGCGTCGTGACCGGCCGGTATGCCGAGCCGGCCCCGGCAGAGATGCCACCCGATGCACCGGCGGTGGAGAAAACCAAGCCTTTCCGGCGCTCGCTGGCGATACGGGAGGTAGATACCGGCTCCTGTAACGCCTGTGAGATGGAAATGAATGCGCTGATGAACCCGGTTTACGACGCCGAACGTTTCGGAATTCACATTGCCGCGTCGCCGCGGCATGCCGATGCCCTGGTCGTCACCGGTCCGGTGACCGTGAATATGGAACGGGCGCTGAAGGATGTCTATACACAGACTCCCGATCCGAAGGTTGTCATCGCCTTGGGGGACTGCGCCATCACCTGCGGCCTGTTCAAGGGGAGCTACGCCGTGACCGGTCCGGTCGAGAAACATGTGCCTGTGGATGTGCGTATTCCCGGGTGCCCGCCCAGGCCGGCGGAAATCCTACAGGCGTTGAGCCACATTCGAAAACGGTCCCACGACCGTCGCAGATGA